The following proteins come from a genomic window of Anopheles ziemanni chromosome 3, idAnoZiCoDA_A2_x.2, whole genome shotgun sequence:
- the LOC131285586 gene encoding dipeptidase 1-like, whose amino-acid sequence MRVPASDHGQGKAVSSFTLLLWMASIVILISFLTYIGKDFHIGIVNDELLGTNVLNSNFDDHERILIVGHNNLPVNVAKLENNNLREFDLHWDLQRHSVWGNKNTSRTDLIRLREGKVNGQVWFVEANCTQMPMEAVQHVFEQIDTLKRLIDKHSKDLALVTGSVELTNAIEQGKIASLVAVKGGHSINSKLGLLRSLYALGVRSMSLASEENCCSWADASIVDDMDNGIANLRRDLSIWGRLVVWEMNRLGMMVDLSYASYGVALDVLRYSRAPVIFSNAGAYTINRHHMNVKEDVLTQLASRRGILMLTFDPVILGGFTIDNILEHLNYLRETIGTDHIGIGSGFEGFDNILYGLEDVSKFPTLFAALAEGHYSDGETFPPWSVEDMRKLAGLNFLRLLHRVEQVKEELSYEQPFEDEGMEDIFD is encoded by the exons ATGCGGGTTCCAGCTTCGGATCACGGTCAAGGGAAAGCCG TTTCTTCCTTCACACTTCTACTATGGATGGCAAGTATTGTgattttgatttcctttttgaCGTACATTGGCAAAGATTTTCACATCGGAATAGTAAACGACGAGCTCCTGGGCACAAACGTTCTCAACAGCAACTTTGATGATCACGAGCGAATTCTTATCGTCGG ACACAACAATTTGCCGGTGAACGTAGCCAAgttagaaaataataatttgcgCGAATTCGACCTCCATTGGGATTTGCAGCGCCATTCGGTgtggggaaataaaaacaccagCCGCACGGATCTAATTCGGCTTCGGGAGGGTAAAGTTAATGGGCAAGTATGGTTTGTGGAAGCCAATTGCACACAAATGCCAATGGAAGCCGTGCAGCACGTGTTCGAACAAATAGACACCCTGAAGCGACTCATCGATAAGCACTCGAAGGATCTTGCACTCGTCACGGGTTCGGTGGAGCTGACGAACGCAATCGAGCAAGGAAAGATTGCTTCTCTAGTGGCTGTGAAAGGAGGTCACTCTATAAACTCCAAGCTTGGGTTGCTGCGGTCACTTTACGCCCTCGGCGTACGGAGCATGTCGTTGGCGTCGGAGGAAAACTGTTGCAGCTGGGCCGATGCATCGATCGTGGATGATATGGACAACGGAATCGCCAATCTGCGTCGGGATCTTTCGATCTGGGGTCGGTTAGTGGTATGGGAAATGAATCGTTTGGGCATGATGGTTGACCTTTCGTACGCAAGTTACGGTGTAGCACTGGACGTGCTTAGATACAGCCGTGCACCGGTGATCTTCAGCAATGCGGGAGCTTACACGATCAACAGGCATCATATGAATGTTAAAGAAGACGTTTTAACTCAACTTGCTTCAAGAAGAGGGATTCTAATGCTCACGTTTGATCCAGTAATATTGGGTGGATTTACAATCGATAATATCCTCG AACATCTTAACTATCTAAGGGAAACAATCGGTACGGATCATATCGGAATCGGAAGTGGATTTGAAGGATTCGATAACATTCTTTACGGACTGGAAGATGTATCAAAGTTTCCAACATTATTCGCCGCACTTGCCGAAGGACACTACTCCGATGGGGAAACGTTTCCTCCGTGGTCAGTGGAAGATATGCGAAAGTTGGCTGGATTGAACTTTTTAAGACTGTTGCATCGAGTAGAGCAAGTCAAGGAGGAACTCTCATATGAACAACCGTTCGAGGACGAAGGAATGGAAGACATTTTCGATTAA
- the LOC131287021 gene encoding ATPase family gene 2 protein homolog B, translating to MLPGTPAICRLEDGRQFLWRIYGKLDRNSIHREAYFAHEAVELIEDANARKPIYSNRLLEIYQIQEPIADFEKVTLDVRLDCPRLRVELLLTKDCLCEVLCSLLMTTFFARNTRLDFSFLQDRNMGISAAFVKETDGPSNFGAMGPATRIEIGRIVYHPEITQSIKLKPLGGIDCARKQLEDGVSERISLLISGPSGTGKYSMVKSLATTQNLPLFEIRGLNFVRSLPGETEAELRKIFLRLELFEELTCGETPIILLVKDIDTICPKIGNKKGEDVANVARIASQFVSLVDQYRASMENLIIICTTSMIENLDNRLRRPGRLGREITLGIPSKMQREEMLRCFNSSKKLSEEQLSEMAFRTAGYVGAELELLYCNVAREIPRSNASFENVLAEVQKKHRPSSLRNATGLIGRDVTLSLDSFAGMEKLKSLLRLCIIEQLKDPTRFYRLGINPLKGILLYGPPGCAKTTLTKCLASESGMTFLSLSAAELYSPYVGDAEKLVTRLFNEARANAPAIVFLDEIDSLVGNRGAVGQKGAPAAVNMGILSTLLMEMDGIGQAEQTARALSGDAKRVIVIAATNRPDMVDDALLRPGRLTKLIHVPAPDVDGRVAILKKLGETIPFADDVDVTVIAKETERYSGADLTNLCTQAALVAATEDLAAKTVTMAHFKEAFKDVRPSLTKEQIKLYHNYEANRER from the exons atgttaccCGGCACACCGGCCATTTGCCGGTTGGAGGATGGTCGACAATTCCTTTGGCGTATATACGGAAAGCTTGATCGTAATTCGATTCACCGAGAGGCTTATTTTGCGCATGAAGCAGTTGAATTAATAGAAGATGCGAATGCTCGAAAACCCATCTACTCCAATCGACTGTTGGAGATCTATCAAATCCAGGAGCCCATAGCTGACTTCGAAAAGGTGACGCTCGATGTTCGACTAGATTGCCCCCGGTTACGCGTAGAACTGTTGCTGACGAAAGATTGTCTCTGTGAAGTATTGTGTTCCCTACTGATGACAACATTCTTCGCTCGAAATACCCGACTCGATTTTAGTTTTCTCCAGGACCGAAATATGGGAATCAGTGCAGCGTTTGTAAAGGAAACTGATGGTCCTTCCAACTTTGGTGCAATGGGACCAGCAACACGGATAGAAATCGGACGAATTGTATACCATCCTGAGATCACTCAATCGATTAAGCTTAAACCGCTCGGTGGGATCGATTGCGCTCGAAAACAGTTGGAGGATGGTGTTTCCGAACGTATTTCCCTCCTTATAAGTGGCCCCAGTGGAACTGGAAAGTATAGCATGGTGAAATCTTTGGCAACGACACAAAATTTACCCCtgtttgaaatacgaggactAAACTTCGTTCGCTCCCTTCCCGGCGAAACTGAAGCGGAACTGAGGAAAATTTTCCTAAGATTGGAGCTTTTCGAGGAACTAACATGCGGAGAAACGCCGATCATATTGCTGGTGAAAGATATCGACACTATCTGCCCAAAGATCGGTAACAAAAAAGGAGAAGACGTAGCGAATGTGGCTCGCATTGCATCGCAGTTCGTTTCGCTAGTCGATCAGTACCGCGCATCGATGGAGAATTTGATCATAATCTGTACGACATCGATGATCGAAAACCTGGACAATCGTTTACGAAGACCGGGTCGGCTGGGCAGAGAGATAACGCTTGGAATACCTTCGAAAATGCAAAGAGAGGAGATGTTACGATGTTTTAATTCGAGCAAAAAACTGTCGGAGGAGCAGCTAAGCGAGATGGCTTTCCGAACGGCTGGTTATGTCGGTGCGGAACTGGAGCTGCTCTACTGCAACGTGGCAAGGGAAATACCCCGGAGTAACGCATCTTTCGAGAATGTTTTAGCGGAGGTTCAGAAAAAACATCGTCCAAGTAGCCTTAGGAATGCGACTGGTTTGATCGGGCGTGACGTCACGCTATCGCTCGATTCCTTTGCCGGCATGGAAAAGCTTAAATCATTGCTACGGTTGTGCATAATCGAACAGCTAAAGGACCCAACTCGATTTTACCGCCTCGGTATCAACCCCCTAAAGGGCATCCTTCTGTACGGCCCGCCGGGTTGTGCTAAAACAACACTCACGAAATGTCTCGCCTCTGAATCCGGAATGACGTTCCTATCACTGTCCGCCGCGGAACTCTACTCGCCATACGTGGGTGACGCGGAGAAACTTGTCACGCGCTTGTTCAACGAAGCTCGAGCGAATGCACCGGCCATCGTGTTCCTGGACGAAATCGATTCGCTGGTGGGCAACCGTGGCGCTGTTGGGCAGAAAGGTGCACCGGCGGCCGTTAACATGGGCATCCTGTCGACGTTGCTCATGGAAATGGACGGTATTGGGCAGGCGGAACAAACGGCACGTGCGTTAAGTGGGGATGCGAAGCGAGTGATTGTGATTGCGGCCACCAACCGGCCCGATATGGTCGACGATGCTCTGCTGCGACCGGGAAGGTTGACGAAACTGATCCACGTACCGGCACCGGATGTAGATGGGCGCGTTGCTATACTTAAGAAACTGGGTGAAACCATCCCATTTGCGGACGATGTGGATGTAACTGTGATTGCGAAGGAAACCGAACGTTATTCCGGAGCGGATCTGACTAACCTTTGCACTCAG GCCGCCCTAGTGGCAGCAACGGAGGACCTAGCGGCGAAAACGGTGACGATGGCGCATTTCAAAGAAGCATTTAAAGATGTCCGACCTTCACTGACAAAAGAGCAGATCAAACTGTACCACAACTATGAGGCGAACCGGGAAAGATGA